One window of Xylocopa sonorina isolate GNS202 chromosome 9, iyXylSono1_principal, whole genome shotgun sequence genomic DNA carries:
- the Nup133 gene encoding nuclear pore complex protein Nup133 — protein sequence MDRTSIGNSLGRSLTSPRKRMSIVQSLKKNNSTISVSGRSNQSVQIICKTPSHVVESFGSSLPVLVTEALTFVDKNTAVSVNISVDGWAWLVCGRRLLVWQCKTTIHDPKQRRTFKSQCRELLLPQSDLAHKAECIAVWLPLGNQVPSCMAVSPEGIVRYWASVAHEGSSVETSAELAGQEVDCLTYIPGHGCILATTTCTVALLQPQFVSGKNNVICQVLRTSQGWLGGIGRRMTSLIFGAIPQSPVTETKLVKVTCTALGDRGSRVLILAGSSLQYWSFPHNEQERMEFDEDIGHIISQTFQRKVWESSACNPQNMETWLIDMQPCNEGIVFLMAAYCAEASSLIEFALGMIQLLGTTLANTFKWFIPVKINSISYHNDAESTLVSYRFILCGWEAIIYNQYEVLVVNCTSEHDQDKIDLVRGGEDSILGGALCSGTPVVFTKNFGLVSIMPTDFISQDFNMSSTDNVNANVDYSYRPSLNLTAQNFTSLISNEEIQDMFYSSDSAMQLRAAFLLSLRQNKSQCEEILSQLFPLQEEPVMDIDASLDTLILKVAKDLINDYPANDPRWSNYRDLSMTLSAVTSMQIPNQLEGKQKALELFIAFLKEHNLWNRFCAVTYRGVIMSTPHVLGEYAEKIVAALTIYNLQNRYPDIVDTIIEQTLNPESYVSDELTARDIFYREVSTVHRFLPTLVNNASEITQSERPVQQVAHYIMQVNAVLLGILHEVVKYRQHNAERFIPTRCSSGITEYLPWTAAVGKHGLRNCLNTMYNLTLKHGITGTNDTTVRNELYEQLVNYIDLILDGRKCHLESIRGTEKFEILLKQYETDRMNLIQPLIKEEQYDSAAMLAEKYCDFVSLIQICELTNNKSRLDGYMKKFAAQDFAGFLFSWYVKDGRQGQLVEKCRRGGTVELSEKLAEHPTLSWVQSALTDNLRFAANTLHSLAIQENELVTRKKSMLSLAKLAFLASDDLQDEIEDHIKRIDNELSLIAHQEDLPTQVLTTYGYDVEKLRVFTPTELITLYTSEDNIDANEYDFKRALDLLEYIEQEDEKMSLKLRIWARAAKRDQWDTIGKNAEQQVQGTIFFKLMDLAHFMGGEVNDFLPPVDMLLVEPELGSLAASSNFQFLIKFVYEYACTNY from the exons ATGGACAGAACAAGTATAGGGAACTCATTGGGGAGAAGTTTGACGTCTCCACGTAAACGCATGTCAATCGTTCAATCATTAAAGAAAAACAATTC GACAATAAGCGTGTCTGGTCGATCGAACCAGTCTGTGCAGATAATATGTAAAACGCCAAGCCACGTAGTGGAAAGCTTCGGTTCCTCTCTGCCCGTTCTTGTTACGGAAGCTTTAACATTTGTAGATAAAAACACCGCTGTTAGCGTTAATATTTCAGTGGACGGTTGGGCTTGGCTTGTGTGCGGTCGAAGGTTGCTCGTATGGCAGTGCAAGACTACTATTCATGATCCGAAGCAACGAAGAACATTTAAAAGTCAATGTCGCGAATTGTTACTACCTCAGAGTGATTTAGCTCATAAAGCAGAATGCATCGCTGTTTGGCTACCTTTAGGCAATCAG GTGCCCAGTTGTATGGCTGTCTCTCCTGAAGGTATAGTACGCTACTGGGCCAGTGTTGCACATGAGGGATCATCTGTAGAAACGAGTGCAGAACTTGCTGGACAAGAAGTTGATTGTCTCACTTATATTCCTGGTCACGGTTGTATTTTAGCTACAACCACGTGCACGGTAGCATTGCTACAACCACAGTTTGTCAGTGGGAAGAATAACGTCATATGCCAGGTTCTTAGAACAAGCCAAGGATGGTTAGGAGGCATAGGTCGTAGAATGACTTCTCTTATCTTTGGTGCGATACCTCAATCCCCAGTTACAGAAACG AAATTAGTAAAAGTTACTTGCACAGCCCTTGGAGATAGAGGATCAAGAGTTCTCATATTAGCTGGCTCGTCTTTACAATATTGGTCTTTCCCTCATAATGAACAGGAAAGGATGGAGTTTGATGAAGATATAGGCCATATCATTTCACAAACATTTCAACGAAAAGTTTGG GAATCAAGTGCGTGTAATCCACAAAATATGGAAACCTGGTTAATTGATATGCAACCTTGTAATGAAGGAATAGTATTTCTAATGGCAGCTTATTGTGCTGAAGCCTCATCTCTTATCGAGTTTGCGCTTG GCATGATACAGCTGTTGGGTACAACATTAGCCAATACATTTAAATGGTTCATACCAGTTAAAATTAATTCTATTTCATATCATAATGATGCTGAATCAACTCTGGTTTCTTATCGTTTTATACTATGTGGATGGGAAGCAATTATATATAATCAATACGAAGTGCTTGTTGTAAATT GTACGTCCGAGCATGACCAAGATAAAATCGATTTAGTACGAGGAGGAGAAGACAGTATTCTTGGCGGTGCATTATGCTCAGGAACTCCAGTTGTATTCACAAAAAATTTCGGATTGGTTTCCATCATGCCAACTGATTTTATATCGCAAGATTTCAATAT GAGCTCCACTGATAATGTGAATGCAAATGTAGATTATAGTTATCGACCAAGTTTAAATTTAACTGCGCAGAATTTTACTAGTCTTATTAGCAATGAAGAAATTCAAGATATGTTTTATAGTTCCGACAGCGCAATGCAATTGCGCGCTGCATTTCTGCTTAGTCTGCGACAAAATAAG TCGCAATGTGAAGAAATTTTATCGCAACTCTTTCCTCTACAAGAAGAGCCAGTAATGGACATAGATGCCAGTCTCGATACACTAATTTTGAAAGTTGCTAAAGACTTGATAAATGATTATCCCGCGAATGATCCACGTTGGTCGAATTACAGGGATTTGT CTATGACATTAAGTGCAGTTACTTCTATGCAAATACCTAACCAGTTGGAAGGAAAACAGAAAGCGTTAGAATTATTCATAGCATTTTTAAAAGAACATAATTTATGGAATAGA TTTTGTGCCgttacgtatagaggagtaatCATGTCTACACCACATGTTCTCGGGGAATATGCGGAGAAAATAGTAGCAGCATTGACTATATATAACTTGCAAAACag ATATCCAGATATCGTAGACACTATAATAGAGCAAACTTTAAATCCTGAATCGTACGTATCCGATGAATTGACGGCACGtgatatattttatcgtgaagtaAGCACTGTGCATCGTTTCCTTCCTACTTTAGTGAACAATGCATCGGAAATAACTCAATCTGAGAGACCTGTTCAACAAGTAGCACATTATATTATGCAAGTGAATGCTGTACTATTG GGCATATTGCACGAAGTAGTAAAATACCGACAGCATAACGCCGAACGATTTATTCCGACGAGATGTTCGAGCGGTATAACTGAGTATCTTCCATGGACGGCGGCAGTTGGAAAACATGGGCTAAGGAATTGTCTTAATACTATG taTAATTTAACCCTTAAGCATGGGATAACTGGAACTAACGATACGACAGTGAGAAATGAATTGTACGAACAATTAGTCAATTATATAGACTTAATATTGGACGGTCGAAAATGTCATTTAGAAAGTATTAGGGGTACGGAAAAATTCGAAATACTACTGAAACAGTATGAAACTGATCGAATGAACCTGATTCAGCCACTAA TAAAGGAAGAACAGTATGATAGTGCTGCAATGTTAGCTGAAAAGTACTGCGATTTTGTATCACTTATACAAATATGCGAATTAACTAACAATAAAAGCCGGCTCGACGGATATATGAAAAAGTTTGCGGCTCAAGATTTTGCAGGATTTTTATTTTCATG GTATGTAAAAGATGGTAGGCAAGGTCAACTAGTGGAAAAATGTAGACGTGGCGGTACTGTGGAATTATCAGAAAAATTAGCAGAGCATCCTACTCTATCGTGGGTGCAATCTGCTCTCACGGATAATTTGCGTTTTGCAGCTAATACGCTTCATTCTTTAGCAATCCAAGAAAATGAATTAGTAACTCGTAAGAAG TCCATGCTTTCTTTAGCGAAATTAGCTTTCCTTGCTTCGGATGATCTACAAGATGAAATCGAAGATCATATAAAAAGAATCGATAATGAATTATCACTAATAGCTCATCAAGAAGATTTACCGACACAAGTACTCACGACGTATGGTTACGACGTGGAAAAGTTACGAGTATTTACACCGACAGAACTAATTACG CTATACACATCTGAGGATAATATCGATGCAAATGAATACGATTTCAAAAGAGCACTCGATTTGCTGGAATATATAGAACAAGAAGATGAAAAAATGTCCTTGAAATTACGAATTTGGGCACGAGCTGCTAAGCGAGATCAATGGGATACTATAGGAAAAAATGCCGAGCAACAAGTGCAGGGAACGATCTTCTTCAAATTAATGGACCTTGCACACTTTATGG GTGGCGAAGTAAATGACTTCCTTCCCCCAGTGGATATGCTTTTGGTAGAACCTGAATTAGGAAGTCTTGCCGCATCAAGTAATTTTCAATTCCTGATTAAATTCGTGTACGAGTACGCATGTACTAATTATTAA
- the Valrs gene encoding valyl-tRNA synthetase isoform X2, with amino-acid sequence MKGRTTLWNPGYDHAGIATQVVVEKKLWKEEQKTRHDIGRENFIEKVWKWKEEKGNRICLQLKKLGGSFDWDRACFTMDPKLCRAVTEAFVRLHDEGVIYRSNRLVNWSCTLKSAISDIEVDKLELTSRTMLSIPGYQEKVEFGVLVLFAYKLIDSEERIIVATTRIETMLGDTAIAVHPKDARYAQFIGKYVEHPFCNRKLPIIADEFVEMEFGTGAVKITPAHDPNDYEVGKRHDLPFITIFDDNGNVIGDYGQFTGMKRFHARKAIIKELTARNLFVEIKDNPMIVPICSRSKDVVEPLMKPQWYIKCGEMAAKAMDAVKTGELKIIPDQYKKIWYHWMENIRDWCISRQLWWGHRIPAYYVKIINKTENIKVDDDYWVSAHSENEAKEKAAERLNTTVDNIIVEQDPDVLDTWFSSGLFPFSIFGWPDKTEELEAFYPGTLLETGHDILFFWVARMVFLGQKLLGKLPFREVYLHAMVRDAHGRKMSKSLGNVIDPMDVINGISLENLHKQLMDSNLDPKELKHAMEGQKRDYPQGIPECGTDALRFALCAYTMQGRDINLDILRVQGYRFFCNKIWNAAKFSLMYLNSNFDYNGDVQLANNDIQNDNIIGNNDWYQSTLGEICVQEALNNYLADYPYLDGYSPSQIDAKAYQTFTRLNADLTKYSHLHRWYKHVASYNEQEQSVFRVEESKILPLCSCKGDHHSRSSREQLHGETNIDSWMLSRVSYAVKTCDEAMAQYDFPTATTACYNLWLYDLCDVYLEYLKPVFQSNDNERKYAARCTLLKTLDVGLRLLSPFMPFITEELYQRLPRKEQLYPSICVSPYPEVSECPWRNEEIEKDVDFANKLIKNVRSARATYNIPNKVKTEAYLVCDSNDLKDKLLEYRLLIETLAYSILHTTEPPKGCAIVTVTDKVQIHLVLEGLIDTKKELEKLSKRETQLVDIILKTKQAMEVPHYDTKVPLDVQNSNKEKLINSEGELQRITDALSALRAM; translated from the exons ATGAAAGGACGTACAACGCTATGGAATCCTGGTTACGACCATGCAGGTATTGCTACTCAAGTGGTCGTAGAAAAGAAACTTTGGAAGGAGGAACAAAAGACACGTCATGATATAGGAAGGGAGAATTTCATAGAAAAAGTTTGGAAGTGGAAAGAGGA AAAAGGAAACAGAATTTGCTTGCAATTAAAAAAGTTGGGTGGTTCATTTGACTGGGACCGAGCTTGCTTCACAATGGACCCAAAACTGTGCCGTGCTGTTACAGAAGCATTTGTAAGATTGCACGACGAGGGTGTAATTTATAGAAGCAATCGCTTGGTCAATTGGTCTTGTACGCTAAAAAGTGCCATTTCTGATATAGAG GTTGATAAACTTGAATTAACTAGCCGGACGATGCTTTCAATACCTGGCTATCAAGAGAAAGTAGAATTTGGAGTTTTAGTATTGTTTGCATATAAATTGATAGATTCAGAGGAGAGAATAATAGTAGCTACTACCCGTATTGAAACAATGCTTGGAGACACAGCAATTGCTGTTCATCCAAAAGATGCCAGGTATGCTCAGTTCATTGGAAAGTATGTAGAGCATCCATTCTGTAATAGAAAGTTACCAATTATAGCCGATGAGTTTGTTGAAATGGAGTTTGGAACGG GTGCTGTAAAAATCACACCGGCTCATGATCCTAATGATTATGAAGTAGGAAAGAGACATGATTTACCATTTATTACAATCTTTGATGACAATGGGAATGTTATTGGAGATTACGGACAATTTACG GGAATGAAACGATTCCATGCTAGAAAGGctataataaaagaattaacgGCAAGaaatctatttgttgaaattaAGGATAATCCTATGATTGTGCCAATATGTAGTAGATCTAAGGATGTGGTTGAACCTTTAATGAAACCTCAATG GTATATAAAATGTGGTGAAATGGCCGCGAAAGCAATGGATGCAGTAAAAACTGGTGAACTGAAAATTATTCCAGATCAGTACAAAAAAATTTGGTATCATTGGATGGAAAATATAAGAGACtggtgtatatctcgtcagttaTGGTGGGGTCATCGTATTCCTGCCTACTATGTTAAAATAATCAATAAAACCGAAAATATTAAG GTAGATGACGATTATTGGGTGAGTGCGCATTCAGAAAATGAAGCTAAGGAGAAGGCTGCTGAACGATTGAATACAACTGTAGATAACATTATTGTTGAACAAGATCCTGACGTACTAGATACATGGTTTTCTTCAGGATTGTTTCCGTTTTCGATATTTGGGTGGCCAGATAAG ACAGAAGAACTTGAAGCATTTTATCCTGGTACATTATTAGAAACTGGGCATGATATCTTATTCTTTTGGGTGGCAAGAATGGTGTTCTTAGGTCAAAAATTGTTGGGGAAACTACCATTTAG AGAAGTATACTTACACGCTATGGTACGAGATGCTCACGGAAGAAAAATGAGCAAATCATTGGGAAATGTCATAGATCCTATGGATGTTATTAACGGGATATCATTAGAG aaTCTTCATAAACAATTAATGGATTCAAATTTGGATCCAAAAGAACTTAAACATGCTATGGAAGGGCAGAAACGTGACTACCCGCAAGGAATTCCCGAATGTGGAACCGATGCTTTAAGGTTCGCACTTTGTGCTTATACAATGCAGGGTCGTGATATTAATCTTGATATTCTGCGTGTACAAGGATATCGATTTTTTTGTAACAAAATATGGAACGCGGCAAAATTTTCTCTGATGTATCTGAATTCTAATTTCGATTACAACGGAGACGTTCAATTG GCAAATAATGATATACAGAATGATAACATAATAGGTAATAACGATTGGTACCAGAGTACCTTGGGAGAAATATGCGTGCAAGAGGCGTTGAATAATTATTTGGCAGATTATCCTTATTTAGATGGATATAGTCCTTCGCAAATCGACGCAAAAGCCTACCAAACTTTTACGAGATTAAATGCTGATTTAACAAAGTATTCTCATCTACATCGTTGGTATAAGCACGTGGCATCTTATAACGAGCAAGAACAATCTGTGTTTCGCGTTGAAGAATCTAAAATATTACCTCTGTGTAGTTGTAAAGGAGACCATCACAGTCGTAGTAGCAGGGAGCAG TTACATGGCGAGACAAATATAGATTCTTGGATGCTTTCTCGTGTCAGTTACGCAGTGAAAACCTGTGATGAAGCAATGGCACAGTATGATTTTCCGACCGCCACTACTGCTTGTTACAATCTCTGGTTGTACGATTTATGCGACGTTTATTTG GAGTATTTGAAACCAGTATTTCAAAGTAACGATAATGAGAGAAAGTATGCAGCTAGATGTACCTTACTTAAAACACTAGACGTAGGATTAAGATTGTTAAGTCCATTTATGCCGTTTATAACTGAAGAACTTTATCAACGTTTACCTCGCAAAGAACAGCTTTATCCTAGCATTTGTGTTAGTCCATACCCAGAAGTTTCAGAG TGTCCGTGGAGGAACGAGGAAATAGAGAAAGATGTTGATTTCGCtaacaaattaataaaaaatgtacGATCAGCACGTGCAACATACAATATACCAAATAAAGTAAAGACTGAAGCATATTTAGTATGCGACAGTAATGACTTGAAAGACAAGCTTCTAGAATATCGGCTGTTGATCGAAACCCTTGCCTATTCTATTCTTCATACAACTGAACCACCGAAAGGATGTGCTATCGTTACTGTTACGGATAAAGTTCAAATACATCTAGTATTAGAG GGTTTGATCGATACGAAAAAGGAGCTAGAGAAACTTAGCAAAAGGGAGACGCAGTTGGTAGATATCATACTCAAAACCAAACAGGCTATGGAAGTTCCTCATTACGATACTAAAGTACCTCTGGACGTGCAAAATAGTAACAAAGAGAAACTAATAAATAGCGAAGGAGAATTACAACGTATTACCGATGCATTATCAGCGTTACGAGCAATGTAA
- the Valrs gene encoding valyl-tRNA synthetase isoform X1 gives MVDVKSEEINGTADVPQKSAKQLQKEAKKQAKLEKFKQKQEKKESDKPVKVKEKNEKIEKKKENKESAVYTINTPAGEKKDVTCTMPDAYNPKYVEAAWYTWWEKQGFFKPEYGRKSISEVNPKGKFVMVIPPPNVTGFLHLGHALTNAVEDAITRWNRMKGRTTLWNPGYDHAGIATQVVVEKKLWKEEQKTRHDIGRENFIEKVWKWKEEKGNRICLQLKKLGGSFDWDRACFTMDPKLCRAVTEAFVRLHDEGVIYRSNRLVNWSCTLKSAISDIEVDKLELTSRTMLSIPGYQEKVEFGVLVLFAYKLIDSEERIIVATTRIETMLGDTAIAVHPKDARYAQFIGKYVEHPFCNRKLPIIADEFVEMEFGTGAVKITPAHDPNDYEVGKRHDLPFITIFDDNGNVIGDYGQFTGMKRFHARKAIIKELTARNLFVEIKDNPMIVPICSRSKDVVEPLMKPQWYIKCGEMAAKAMDAVKTGELKIIPDQYKKIWYHWMENIRDWCISRQLWWGHRIPAYYVKIINKTENIKVDDDYWVSAHSENEAKEKAAERLNTTVDNIIVEQDPDVLDTWFSSGLFPFSIFGWPDKTEELEAFYPGTLLETGHDILFFWVARMVFLGQKLLGKLPFREVYLHAMVRDAHGRKMSKSLGNVIDPMDVINGISLENLHKQLMDSNLDPKELKHAMEGQKRDYPQGIPECGTDALRFALCAYTMQGRDINLDILRVQGYRFFCNKIWNAAKFSLMYLNSNFDYNGDVQLANNDIQNDNIIGNNDWYQSTLGEICVQEALNNYLADYPYLDGYSPSQIDAKAYQTFTRLNADLTKYSHLHRWYKHVASYNEQEQSVFRVEESKILPLCSCKGDHHSRSSREQLHGETNIDSWMLSRVSYAVKTCDEAMAQYDFPTATTACYNLWLYDLCDVYLEYLKPVFQSNDNERKYAARCTLLKTLDVGLRLLSPFMPFITEELYQRLPRKEQLYPSICVSPYPEVSECPWRNEEIEKDVDFANKLIKNVRSARATYNIPNKVKTEAYLVCDSNDLKDKLLEYRLLIETLAYSILHTTEPPKGCAIVTVTDKVQIHLVLEGLIDTKKELEKLSKRETQLVDIILKTKQAMEVPHYDTKVPLDVQNSNKEKLINSEGELQRITDALSALRAM, from the exons ATGGTCGACGTAAAAAGCGAAGAAATCAACGGGACGGCCGATGTCCCGCAGAAGAGTGCGAAACAACTGCAGAAAGAGGCGAAGAAACAGGCGAAGTTGGAGAAATTTAAACAGAAACAAGAAAAGAAGGAAAGTGACAAACCTGTGAAAGTGAAAGAAAAGAATGAG AAGATtgaaaagaaaaaggagaacaAAGAGTCGGCTGTGTATACAATAAACACACCCGCAGGAGAAAAGAAGGATGTTACGTGTACGATGCCAGACGCATACAATCCTAAGTATGTTGAAGCTGCTTGGTATACATGGTGGGAGAAACAAGGCTTCTTTAAACCTGAGTATGGT AGAAAGAGTATATCGGAAGTAAATCCTAAGGGGAAGTTTGTCATGGTGATCCCTCCTCCTAATGTAACTGGGTTTCTTCACCTTGGACACGCTTTAACCAATGCCGTAGAAGATGCTATTACAAGATG GAATCGTATGAAAGGACGTACAACGCTATGGAATCCTGGTTACGACCATGCAGGTATTGCTACTCAAGTGGTCGTAGAAAAGAAACTTTGGAAGGAGGAACAAAAGACACGTCATGATATAGGAAGGGAGAATTTCATAGAAAAAGTTTGGAAGTGGAAAGAGGA AAAAGGAAACAGAATTTGCTTGCAATTAAAAAAGTTGGGTGGTTCATTTGACTGGGACCGAGCTTGCTTCACAATGGACCCAAAACTGTGCCGTGCTGTTACAGAAGCATTTGTAAGATTGCACGACGAGGGTGTAATTTATAGAAGCAATCGCTTGGTCAATTGGTCTTGTACGCTAAAAAGTGCCATTTCTGATATAGAG GTTGATAAACTTGAATTAACTAGCCGGACGATGCTTTCAATACCTGGCTATCAAGAGAAAGTAGAATTTGGAGTTTTAGTATTGTTTGCATATAAATTGATAGATTCAGAGGAGAGAATAATAGTAGCTACTACCCGTATTGAAACAATGCTTGGAGACACAGCAATTGCTGTTCATCCAAAAGATGCCAGGTATGCTCAGTTCATTGGAAAGTATGTAGAGCATCCATTCTGTAATAGAAAGTTACCAATTATAGCCGATGAGTTTGTTGAAATGGAGTTTGGAACGG GTGCTGTAAAAATCACACCGGCTCATGATCCTAATGATTATGAAGTAGGAAAGAGACATGATTTACCATTTATTACAATCTTTGATGACAATGGGAATGTTATTGGAGATTACGGACAATTTACG GGAATGAAACGATTCCATGCTAGAAAGGctataataaaagaattaacgGCAAGaaatctatttgttgaaattaAGGATAATCCTATGATTGTGCCAATATGTAGTAGATCTAAGGATGTGGTTGAACCTTTAATGAAACCTCAATG GTATATAAAATGTGGTGAAATGGCCGCGAAAGCAATGGATGCAGTAAAAACTGGTGAACTGAAAATTATTCCAGATCAGTACAAAAAAATTTGGTATCATTGGATGGAAAATATAAGAGACtggtgtatatctcgtcagttaTGGTGGGGTCATCGTATTCCTGCCTACTATGTTAAAATAATCAATAAAACCGAAAATATTAAG GTAGATGACGATTATTGGGTGAGTGCGCATTCAGAAAATGAAGCTAAGGAGAAGGCTGCTGAACGATTGAATACAACTGTAGATAACATTATTGTTGAACAAGATCCTGACGTACTAGATACATGGTTTTCTTCAGGATTGTTTCCGTTTTCGATATTTGGGTGGCCAGATAAG ACAGAAGAACTTGAAGCATTTTATCCTGGTACATTATTAGAAACTGGGCATGATATCTTATTCTTTTGGGTGGCAAGAATGGTGTTCTTAGGTCAAAAATTGTTGGGGAAACTACCATTTAG AGAAGTATACTTACACGCTATGGTACGAGATGCTCACGGAAGAAAAATGAGCAAATCATTGGGAAATGTCATAGATCCTATGGATGTTATTAACGGGATATCATTAGAG aaTCTTCATAAACAATTAATGGATTCAAATTTGGATCCAAAAGAACTTAAACATGCTATGGAAGGGCAGAAACGTGACTACCCGCAAGGAATTCCCGAATGTGGAACCGATGCTTTAAGGTTCGCACTTTGTGCTTATACAATGCAGGGTCGTGATATTAATCTTGATATTCTGCGTGTACAAGGATATCGATTTTTTTGTAACAAAATATGGAACGCGGCAAAATTTTCTCTGATGTATCTGAATTCTAATTTCGATTACAACGGAGACGTTCAATTG GCAAATAATGATATACAGAATGATAACATAATAGGTAATAACGATTGGTACCAGAGTACCTTGGGAGAAATATGCGTGCAAGAGGCGTTGAATAATTATTTGGCAGATTATCCTTATTTAGATGGATATAGTCCTTCGCAAATCGACGCAAAAGCCTACCAAACTTTTACGAGATTAAATGCTGATTTAACAAAGTATTCTCATCTACATCGTTGGTATAAGCACGTGGCATCTTATAACGAGCAAGAACAATCTGTGTTTCGCGTTGAAGAATCTAAAATATTACCTCTGTGTAGTTGTAAAGGAGACCATCACAGTCGTAGTAGCAGGGAGCAG TTACATGGCGAGACAAATATAGATTCTTGGATGCTTTCTCGTGTCAGTTACGCAGTGAAAACCTGTGATGAAGCAATGGCACAGTATGATTTTCCGACCGCCACTACTGCTTGTTACAATCTCTGGTTGTACGATTTATGCGACGTTTATTTG GAGTATTTGAAACCAGTATTTCAAAGTAACGATAATGAGAGAAAGTATGCAGCTAGATGTACCTTACTTAAAACACTAGACGTAGGATTAAGATTGTTAAGTCCATTTATGCCGTTTATAACTGAAGAACTTTATCAACGTTTACCTCGCAAAGAACAGCTTTATCCTAGCATTTGTGTTAGTCCATACCCAGAAGTTTCAGAG TGTCCGTGGAGGAACGAGGAAATAGAGAAAGATGTTGATTTCGCtaacaaattaataaaaaatgtacGATCAGCACGTGCAACATACAATATACCAAATAAAGTAAAGACTGAAGCATATTTAGTATGCGACAGTAATGACTTGAAAGACAAGCTTCTAGAATATCGGCTGTTGATCGAAACCCTTGCCTATTCTATTCTTCATACAACTGAACCACCGAAAGGATGTGCTATCGTTACTGTTACGGATAAAGTTCAAATACATCTAGTATTAGAG GGTTTGATCGATACGAAAAAGGAGCTAGAGAAACTTAGCAAAAGGGAGACGCAGTTGGTAGATATCATACTCAAAACCAAACAGGCTATGGAAGTTCCTCATTACGATACTAAAGTACCTCTGGACGTGCAAAATAGTAACAAAGAGAAACTAATAAATAGCGAAGGAGAATTACAACGTATTACCGATGCATTATCAGCGTTACGAGCAATGTAA